In one window of Primulina tabacum isolate GXHZ01 chromosome 8, ASM2559414v2, whole genome shotgun sequence DNA:
- the LOC142553699 gene encoding cycloartenol-C-24-methyltransferase, protein MSSTGALDLASGLGGKIDKSDVLSAVDKYEKYHVCYGGEEQERKDNYTDMVNKYYDLVTSFYEYGWGQSFHFAPRWKGESLRESIKRHEHFLALQLALKPGQKVLDVGCGIGGPLREIAQFSSAAVTGLNNNEYQITRGKALNRIAGVHQTCDFVKADFMKMPFPDSSFDAVYAIEATCHAPDAVGCYKEIYRVLKPGQCFAAYEWCMTEAFDPSNKEHQKIKAEIELGNGLPDIRTTQQCLEALKKAGFEVVWEKDLAVDSPVPWYLPLDKSHFSLSSFRLTAIGRFITKNMVMALEKIGVAPKGSQRVQAFLEKAAEGLVDGGKMEIFTAMYFFLVRKPL, encoded by the exons GTACGAAAAATATCATGTTTGTTACGGAGGTGAAGAGCAAGAGAGAAAAGATAACTACACGGACATG GTGAATAAGTACTATGATCTCGTCACAAGTTTCTATGAGTATGGCTGGGGACAGTCGTTCCATTTTGCACCCAG ATGGAAAGGAGAGTCTCTCCGAGAAAGCATCAAGCGCCATGAGCACTTCCTTGCCCTACAACTTGCCCTCAAACCAGGACAGAAA GTTCTGGATGTAGGGTGTGGAATCGGTGGTCCATTAAGAGAAATTGCTCAATTCAG TTCTGCTGCGGTTACGGGTCTGAACAACAATGAATACCAGATAACTAGAGGAAAG GCACTAAACCGTATTGCAGGAGTGCACCAGACTTGTGACTTTGTTAAA GCTGATTTCATGAAGATGCCATTCCCTGATAGTAGTTTTGATGCAGTGTATGCCATTGAAGCAACCTGTCATGCCCCAGATGCG GTTGGATGCTATAAAGAAATATATCGAGTACTTAAACCAGGCCAGTGTTTTGCTGCATACGAGTGGTGCATGACTGAAGCCTTCGACCCAAGTAATAAGGAACACCAGAAGATTAAG GCAGAAATAGAACTAGGTAATGGCCTCCCTGACATAAGGACGACGCAACAATGTCTTGAAGCACTTAAAAAAGCTGGTTTTGAA GTTGTATGGGAGAAAGATCTTGCAGTGGACTCACCCGTGCCTTGGTACTTACCTTTGGATAAAAGTCACTTCTCCCTCAGCAGTTTCCGTTTGACAGCGATTGGACGCTTCATAACAAAAAACATG GTGATGGCTTTAGAAAAAATTGGAGTTGCACCCAAGGGAAGTCAAAGGGTTCAAGCTTTCTTAGAGAAAGCTGCAGAAGGACTTGTGGATGGAGGAAA GATGGAAATCTTTACAGCAATGTATTTCTTCTTGGTCCGGAAGCCCCTCTGA